One genomic region from Anopheles bellator chromosome 2, idAnoBellAS_SP24_06.2, whole genome shotgun sequence encodes:
- the LOC131209461 gene encoding G-patch domain and KOW motifs-containing protein: MDGKKISFAFAKNTKKPSLLAGPASSVSLKKDDSKQMIDCLEEQSIKIIGKTEKEPAPLVIPLREQDKTTIPDRLAKVLGIKQEIHKLNNGQQLSVSTDDTNGESKNEINVKLEPPEEREVNVVHEPPKTETLEQRATREILEDIQQSNVNSEQSSNFVVPLLPEDLPLDGARESSMDDYESVPIAKFGLAMLRGMGWKDPDPKKVDPKAAGPDLGPAMRPKGLGLGADRAMKAKAINAHLIPPAQGETLVMKCGAQVKVLAGKHKNAYGTVESIDEETSRVIVKFALGGAKEWLNEYMVMLVSKQEYNQYAKILNAAKYEEFKNREKLEADEAERTSSKADRLERSQRGSPNERRSRDCDRKDRSVESYREDREHPTERSLSQRTDREREERYASPVGGNDQRPDGGSTSDSDDERNRHRRKHKKASSSYVRTSSGTKKKSHKYKQRRERREERDDSSYGRRDQRRQGSDSESDGKHHKKKTKKSKKPRSRSRSRR, encoded by the exons ATGGACGGGAAAAAGATAAGTTTCGCATTTgctaaaaacacaaaaaagccatCTCTACTGGCCGGTCCGGCGTCGAGCGTTTCGCTGAAGAAGGACGACTCGAAACAGATGATTGATTGTCTGGAGGAACAATCGATCAAAATCATTGG gaaaactgaaaaagaaCCAGCACCGTTAGTGATACCGTTGCGAGAGCAGGATAAAACAACGATTCCGGATCGGTTAGCGAAAGTGCTCGGGATCAAGCAGGAAATACACAAGCTAAACAACGGACAACAACTTTCGGTCAGTACCGACGATACAAATGGAGAAAGCAAGAATGAGATTAATGTGAAACTTGAACCACCGGAGGAGCGTGAAGTGAATGTTGTGCACGAACCGCCCAAAACTGAAACGCTCGAGCAGCGGGCCACCCGAGAGATTCTAGAAGACATACAACAATCGAATGTAAATAGTGAACAATCCAGTAACTTTGTAGTGCCACTACTACCGGAAGATCTTCCGCTCGATGGTGCGCGCGAAAGTTCGATGGATGACTACGAGTCGGTGCCGATTGCAAAATTTGGCCTGGCGATGCTGCGCGGCATGGGCTGGAAAGATCCGGATCCGAAGAAAGTGGACCCAAAAGCGGCCGGTCCCGATTTGGGGCCCGCGATGCGCCCGAAGGGTCTCGGACTGGGTGCTGATCGTGcgatgaaagcgaaagccaTCAATGCGCATTTGATACCCCCGGCGCAAGGCGAAACGCTGGTCATGAAGTGCGGTGCCCAGGTGAAGGTGTTGGCCGGCAAGCATAAAAACGCTTACGGAACG GTCGAAAGCATCGACGAGGAAACGAGCCGTGTGATCGTGAAGTTTGCGCTCGGCGGAGCAAAGGAATGGCTAAACGAGTACATGGTCATGCTGGTCTCGAAGCAGGAGTACAATCAGTACGCCAAAATTCTAA ATGCCGCCAAGTACGAAGAATTTAAGAACCGCGAAAAGCTAGAGGCGGATGAGGCGGAGCGAACGAGCAGCAAAGCTGACCGCCTAGAGCGGTCCCAACGAGGTTCACCCAACGAGAGGAGATCTCGGGATTGCGATCGCAAGGATCGCTCCGTGGAAAGCTACCGAGAGGATCGAGAGCACCCGACCGAACGGTCACTGTCACAGCGTACCGATCGTGAGCGCGAAGAACGTTACGCTAGTCCAGTCGGCGGTAACGATCAACGACCGGACGGCGGAAGCACATCCGATAGTGACGATGAACGGAACCGCCACCGGAGGAAGCATAAGAAAGCGTCCTCCTCGTACGTTCGGACGTCGTCGggcacgaaaaagaaatcacaCAAATACAAGCAACGTCGCGAGCGGAGGGAAGAGCGTGATGATTCGTCCTACGGCCGGCGTGACCAGCGGCGGCAaggctcggactcggagtcGGACGGTAAGCACCATAAGAAAAAGAccaagaaaagcaaaaaacccCGGAGCCGGTCGCGCAGTCGACGCTAG
- the LOC131209466 gene encoding uncharacterized protein LOC131209466, giving the protein MSPTTVVVPEYVRERVLTVAKEQGFGNDVTITYEPGSSAGDGYIGQIVRAWLIDAQRSLPIICKFPPVDREQREQFNAMLVFEREHFIYQRVLPAYAELQHQHGLSPADDQYFGDYAKCYHTYCDAKREEALLVLEDLTSRDRAALKKLDQYELIDYDHVHVLMVALGKLNACSFALKQHRPELFRELQQLNDLLSVILDTEQLRHLTPRHCQLAASAFDEADDPVHRQQLLDLAIDMWRRTGEHIRGDRAEPYAALNHGDCWTNNVMYGYGDSGRVANICLFDWQLARYSSPVLDFVLFIYMCGQRELRQAEKFASLVQAFYDSFAATLRRLGGDPESTLPQEELHKQTKRFGLLALSMGTYALPNFAKLPDEVRVNPEHHRGDIRLQKYYAMMRELVEVTDSFDRFE; this is encoded by the coding sequence ATGTCCCCAACTACAGTGGTGGTTCCGGAGTACGTACGCGAGCGCGTGTTGACTGTGGCAAAGGAACAAGGCTTCGGTAACGATGTGACGATCACCTACGAACCCGGTTCCAGCGCGGGCGATGGTTACATTGGGCAGATCGTGCGGGCTTGGCTCATCGATGCGCAGCGTTCGTTGCCGATCATTTGCAAGTTCCCTCCCGTTGACCGGGAGCAGCGGGAGCAGTTCAACGCAATGCTGGTATTCGAACGCGAACACTTCATCTACCAACGTGTTCTGCCAGCGTATGCGGAACTTCAGCACCAGCATGGCTTGAGCCCTGCGGACGACCAGTACTTTGGTGACTATGCCAAATGCTACCATACTTATTGTGACGCGAAGCGCGAGGAAGctctgctggtgctggaagATTTAACATCTCGCGATCGTGCCGCGCTGAAAAAGCTCGATCAGTACGAATTGATCGATTACGATCATGTGCACGTGCTTATGGTAGCACTCGGGAAGCTGAATGCATGTTCGTTCGCCCTCAAACAACATCGCCCGGAGCTGTTTCGTGAGCTTCAGCAACTCAACGATCTGCTGTCGGTGATTTTGGATACGGAACAGTTGCGCCACCTTACACCGCGCCACTGTCAGCTCGCTGCATCTGCTTTTGACGAGGCGGATGATCCGGTTCACCGGCAGCAACTTCTCGATCTGGCCATCGATATGTGGCGCCGTACGGGAGAACATATTCGCGGTGATCGAGCGGAACCGTACGCCGCGCTAAACCACGGTGATTGCTGGACAAACAACGTAATGTACGGGTACGGCGATAGCGGTCGAGTGGCCAATATTTGTCTGTTTGACTGGCAGCTAGCACGCTATAGTTCTCCGGTGCTGGACTTTGTCCTGTTTATCTACATGTGCGGTCAGCGAGAGTTACGGCAAGCGGAAAAATTCGCGTCCCTCGTGCAAGCGTTCTACGACTCTTTCGCGGCCACTCTGCGGCGCTTGGGAGGTGATCCCGAAAGCACTCTGCCACAAGAGGAATTGCACAAGCAAACGAAGCGTTTCGGACTTTTGGCACTTTCGATGGGAACGTACGCTTTACCGAACTTTGCTAAACTGCCAGACGAAGTTCGCGTAAATCCGGAGCACCATCGGGGCGACATACGGTTACAGAAATACTACGCAATGATGCGCGAACTCGTCGAGGTTACGGATTCGTTTGACAGGTTTGAATAA
- the LOC131209465 gene encoding uncharacterized protein LOC131209465 has protein sequence MSKPVEASLPAYISVGLQLAARKEGFTDGQYRLKTEPGSKEGDGFSGQMIKVFIREARREVIVLCKVLPDNQVRKEQGVPMFERETEVYVNVLPFLLDFQRDKALESECPQFDNVPRCYFAKTSVDTKEAVIIMEDLRAQAYRLWDKTNTVNLEHAELLMATIGRLHAISFAIKEQLPEKFAECTGKLVDPMATLIQAENNGGFDRIMATMWQRAVDVLEPHDTLHREKLNLLKDRCCAEIISCVEAKAAEPYAIIGHGDCWSNNMMFQYGDDDKTPINIKLIDWQLCRYCSPVLDLVYFIFNCTDEELRAHSYHRLLNVYYNILGVHLHRLSGNVERQFPRSAFRDQLKRFGRYGLVMSFLVLPIICTPNDELPDTDSAIEDLMKEISGGTGTGDFTYGTTEKAATRYKERMSGTIRDVIRLGYM, from the exons ATGTCCAAACCAGTGGAAGCATCGTTACCAGCCTACATCAGTGTTGGTTTGCAGCTAGCCGCTCGAAAGGAAGGATTCACCGATGGGCAGTATCGCCTCAAAACCGAGCCCGGTTCGAAGGAGGGCGATGGATTCTCGGGACAAATGATCAAGGTGTTTATCCGCGAAGCGCGTCGGGAAGTGATCGTGCTGTGTAAGGTGCTGCCAGATAATCAGGTGCGCAAAGAACAGGGTGTACCCATGTTTGAGCGTGAAACGGAGGTTTACGTCAATGTGCTTCCCTTCTTGTTGGACTTTCAACGCGATAAAGCTCTCGAATCCGAGTGTCCGCAGTTTGATAATGTGCCACGATGTTACTTTGCTAAGACATCTGTCGACACGAAGGAAGCGGTCATTATTATGGAGGATCTGAGGGCGCAAGCTTACCGACTGTGGGATAAAACCAATACGGTTAACCTGGAGCATGCCGAGCTGCTGATGGCCACAATCGGACGCCTCCATGCCATTTCGTTTGCCATCAAGGAACAGTTACCGGAGAAGTTTGCCGAGTGCACTGGGAAGCTTGTCGATCCAATGGCAACGTTGATTCAAGCTGAAAATAATGGTGGTTTTGATAGAATCATGGCAACCATGTGGCAGAGAGCGGTCGACGTGCTCGAACCTCACGATACCTTGCACCGTGAAAAGCTGAACTTGTTGAAGGATCGCTGCTGTGCAGAGATCATTTCGTGCGTCGAGGCGAAGGCGGCAGAACCGTACGCCATCATTGGGCATGGTGACTGTTGGTCGAATAACATGATGTTTCAGTATGGTGACGAT GATAAAACGCCCATTAACATTAAGCTGATCGACTGGCAACTCTGTAGGTACTGCTCCCCGGTGCTCGATCTCGTGTACTTTATCTTCAACTGCACCGACGAGGAACTACGTGCACACAGCTACCATCGGTTGCTCAATGTGTACTACAATATTCTCGGTGTGCACCTGCATCGGTTGAGCGGTAACGTTGAACGACAGTTTCCCAGGAGTGCGTTCCGTGATCAGCTGAAGCGATTCGGGCGGTACGGGTTGGTAATGTCGTTCCTGGTACTGCCGATCATTTGCACTCCGAACGATGAGCTACCGGACACCGACTCAGCCATAGAAGATCTAATGAAGGAAATCTCCGGCGGGACCGGTACTGGTGATTTTACGTATGGTACAACGGAAAAAGCGGCAACCCGATATAAAGAGAGAATGTCTGGCACAATTCGGGATGTGATTCGTTTGGGGTACATGTAA
- the LOC131209463 gene encoding uncharacterized protein LOC131209463, which translates to MSAEQAKLVTETDVTNGHGDEAVPELPAYLYDALEKLAPREGFTEGRFSITFDLGSSKGDGFVGQMFKTIVTEGTRSVPYLCKIPPLDDTRREQFHAMAAFAREALVYEKFLPKIYEYQREKGLTNPEEGFFHAPRCYHAHCDEAAQESVIVMEDLRMRDFQLWNKHNPIDYDHAKLFMEHIGRLHAVSLAMKRDRPEEFEPFKLQNPFDPLLVEGGPFHNMLLSQFQMVIDALDERDTVERTKVEQLKRVIFDEMQRCGNAALAEPYAVINHGDCWTNNMMFRYKDGKADEIILFDWQVMRYVSPVLDLVYFIFCCSDEDFRRKHYDGMIDIYYRSLSDTLEKLQHAADELFPREVLDEHLRLFGRYGLLMGMFLVPMMCTEANELPDMEEMAQRMQQTERGLNESFFKTTESNKSVFRKRMSGVVKDCIRFGYL; encoded by the exons ATGAGCGCAGAGCAGGCAAAGCTGGTGACCGAAACGGACGTCACCAATGGACACGGGGATGAAGCGGTCCCCGAGTTGCCAGCGTATCTCTACGACGCGCTAGAAAAACTGGCGCCGCGGGAAGGCTTCACGGAGGGCCGATTTTCGATCACGTTCGATCTGGGGTCCAGCAAGGGCGATGGGTTCGTCGGGCAGATGTTCAAAACCATCGTGACGGAAGGCACTCGGAGCGTGCCGTATCTGTGCAAGATCCCACCGCTGGATGACACGCGCCGTGAACAGTTCCACGCGATGGCGGCCTTCGCCCGCGAGGCTCTCGTGTACGAGAAGTTTCTACCAAAGATCTACGAGTATCAACGGGAGAAGGGTCTAACAAACCCCGAGGAAGGATTCTTCCATGCTCCTCGGTGCTACCATGCACATTGTGACGAGGCGGCGCAAGAATCGGTGATCGTGATGGAGGATCTTCGAATGCGCGACTTCCAGCTGTGGAACAAACACAATCCGATCGACTACGATCATGCGAAGCTTTTCATGGAGCACATCGGAAGGCTACACGCCGTTTCACTGGCCATGAAACGGGACCGACCGGAGGAGTTTGAGCCGTTTAAGCTTCAGAATCCCTTCGATCCGCTGCTAGTCGAGGGCGGTCCTTTCCACAACATGCTACTGTCGCAGTTCCAAATGGTGATCGATGCGCTCGACGAGCGGGATACCGTCGAGCGGACAAAGGTGGAGCAGCTGAAGCGGGTTATCTTCGACGAAATGCAACGGTGTGGAAATGCGGCCCTAGCCGAACCGTACGCTGTGATCAACCATGGCGATTGCTGGACCAACAACATGATGTTTCGATATAAG GATGGAAAAGCAGACGAGATAATCCTCTTCGACTGGCAAGTGATGCGCTACGTATCTCCGGTGCTGGATTTGGTATACTTCATCTTTTGCTGTTCAGATGAGGACTTCCGCAGGAAGCATTACGACGGAATGATCGATATTTACTACCGTTCGCTGTCGGACACACTCGAAAAGCTGCAGCACGCGGCCGACGAGCTGTTTCCCCGCGAAGTTCTGGATGAGCATCTTCGGCTGTTCGGTCGATATGGGCTGCTGATGGGCATGTTTCTCGTACCGATGATGTGCACTGAGGCCAACGAACTACCGGACATGGAGGAGATGGCGCAACGGATGCAGCAGACGGAACGAGGTTTGAACGAAAGCTTCTTCAAAACTACTGAATCCAACAAAAGTGTGTTCCGGAAAAGGATGAGCGGAGTCGTGAAGGACTGCATACGATTTGGGTACTTATGA
- the LOC131209462 gene encoding uncharacterized oxidoreductase dhs-27-like codes for MVLETHTTTSDEQTTSTVTPSPVVMDHKQNGTVEPASHATNGEEEPQTVTRESGLAASTPPEQAQVPSPAQESPTVQNGTTPELPKFLYTAMAQVAQEQGFGEGKYALEFDVGSNKGDGFVGQMFKAILTEGDRREVFLCKIPPLNEARRQQFPVLLIFARETLAYNKLHPLMFAYQREKGVREEDGFFNTPKAYHTYCNTETEESVIVMEDLRLQDYRMWDKMKPVNYEHARLMMEQLGRLHAVSLAMKRDQPAVFEQFKVPDPMSEMMPEGSPFDAMMRKVIQDAIGTLEPTDTKEHDKMQYLLQNFRKELERCSNGALAEPHTVLGHGDCWVNNMMYHYKNGVPERIILLDWQLTRYVTPVLDLVYFIFCCTEGEFRRRHYDEMMSIYYNSLEALLEKLGHVPQSVFPRTAFMRQLRTFGRFGVLMAVFLVPMLCTRNEDLVDMDEAAEKFRDTKEMDMSMFAKNDNNRSAYTKRMREVIKDSVRYGYL; via the exons ATGGTACTTGAAACGCACACGACGACAAGTGACGAGCAGACGACCAGCACCGTCACCCCGTCACCCGTGGTCATGGATCACAAGCAGAATGGAACCGTGGAACCGGCATCACATGCGACTAACGGAGAAGAAGAACCGCAAACAGTGACACGTGAATCAGGACTTGCGGCGAGCACCCCCCCGGAGCAAGCTCAGGTGCCGAGCCCTGCCCAAGAAAGTCCCACCGTCCAGAATGGTACCACTCCCGAGCTACCCAAGTTCCTGTACACCGCCATGGCGCAGGTGGCCCAGGAGCAAGGTTTCGGCGAGGGCAAGTATGCGCTCGAGTTCGACGTCGGTTCCAACAAGGGCGACGGGTTCGTAGGCCAAATGTTCAAGGCGATCCTCACCGAGGGCGACCGGCGGGAGGTGTTTCTGTGCAAGATTCCACCCCTGAACGAGGCCCGCCGCCAGCAGTTCCCGGTGCTGTTGATCTTCGCTCGCGAAACCCTCGCCTACAACAAGCTGCACCCGCTAATGTTCGCGTACCAGCGGGAGAAGGGTGTCCGCGAGGAGGACGGGTTCTTCAACACACCGAAGGCGTACCACACCTACTgcaacaccgaaaccgaggaATCGGTCATCGTGATGGAGGATCTGCGGCTCCAGGACTACCGGATGTGGGACAAGATGAAGCCGGTCAACTACGAGCACGCGCGGCTGATGATGGAGCAGCTCGGGCGGCTTCACGCCGTCTCGCTGGCGATGAAACGCGACCAGCCGGCGGTGTTCGAGCAGTTCAAGGTTCCCGATCCGATGTCCGAAATGATGCCCGAGGGCAGCCCGTTCGATGCGATGATGCGGAAGGTGATCCAGGACGCGATCGGAACGCTGGAGCCGACCGATACGAAGGAGCACGATAAGATGCAGTACCTGCTGCAGAACTTCCGCAAGGAGCTGGAACGCTGCTCGAACGGTGCCCTGGCGGAACCGCACACGGTGCTCGGGCATGGCGACTGTTGGGTCAACAACATGATGTACCACTACAAG AACGGCGTTCCGGAGAGGATCATTCTGCTCGACTGGCAGCTGACGCGCTACGTGACACCGGTGCTCGATCTGGTGTACTTTATCTTCTGCTGCACCGAAGGCGAGTTCCGCAGGCGACACTACGACGAGATGATGAGCATCTACTACAACTCGCTGGAAGCGTTACTGGAGAAGCTGGGCCACGTCCCGCAGTCGGTCTTTCCGCGGACCGCGTTCATGCGCCAGCTGCGCACCTTCGGGCGCTTCGGTGTCCTGATGGCCGTGTTCCTCGTGCCCATGCTGTGCACCCGCAACGAGGATCTGGTCGATATGGACGAGGCTGCCGAAAAGTTTCGCGACACAAAGGAAATGGACATGAGCATGTTCGCCAAGAACGACAACAACCGGAGCGCTTACACCAAGCGTATGCGGGAGGTCATAAAGGACAGCGTTCGGTACGGATACCTGTAG
- the LOC131209464 gene encoding uncharacterized protein LOC131209464, which produces MKGRVVPEYVRDALAGVAQKLGFVGGLHAVEYDFRPGSDNRSVVSVFYRVVFREEPREATVLCKVPPPGADGSVFALFEREAFVYGKLLPAFEQFQRSASASHQPQNGGTSDAKVKETAEDELFFAPRCYHAHCDVKKGEGIIILEDVRKRGFSNRHKFAPMDYDHARLAMVQLGRFHAISLALKQQQPELFEQYRYMGDVTRESGLLGMDGFNQTMQLAFESAMATLNPADGSKREKLTRLRDGFADELRSINDTSLSEPFCVVCHGDFAGENMMFSYNGGFPSRLALLDWQLAKYGSPALDFVQAIFLSTDDSLRRNHYDNMLQTYHHALISHLERLGDERATEWFPLTVLMRLIKVQARQALVLGLLHIPLAVASEEAATHETAEPETDEQREDSCSVRISDTDDAKYQTRISGLLKDVFRLGYL; this is translated from the exons ATGAAAGGTAGAGTGGTACCCGAATACGTGCGCGACGCACTCGCAGGTGTGGCCCAAAAGCTGGGCTTCGTCGGTGGCCTGCACGCGGTGGAGTACGATTTCCGACCCGGCTCCGACAACCGGTCCGTCGTGTCCGTGTTCTACCGGGTGGTGTTCCGCGAGGAGCCCCGCGAAGCGACTGTCCTGTGTAAGGTGCCACCACCCGGTGCCGATGGGTCGGTGTTTGCCCTCTTCGAGCGAGAAGCGTTCGTGTACGGCAAGCTGTTGCCGGCGTTCGAGCAGTTCCAGCGGAGTGCCAGTGCCAGCCACCAGCCCCAGAACGGTGGCACATCGGATGCGAAGGTCAAGGAGACCGCGGAGGACGAATTGTTCTTCGCACCCCGCTGCTACCATGCACACTGTGACGTGAAGAAGGGCGAGGGCATCATCATACTGGAGGATGTGCGCAAACGGGGCTTCTCCAACCGCCACAAGTTTGCCCCGATGGACTACGACCATGCCCGGCTGGCGATGGTACAACTCGGACGGTTTCACGCCATTTCGCTGGCCctcaagcagcagcaaccggagcTGTTCGAGCAGTACCGGTACATGGGGGACGTCACACGGGAGTCGGGACTGCTCGGTATGGACGGCTTCAACCAAACGATGCAGCTGGCTTTCGAGAGTGCAATGGCCACCCTCAATCCGGCCGATGGCAGCAAGCGTGAAAAGTTGACTCGCCTGCGGGATGGGTTTGCCGACGAGCTGCGATCGATCAACGATACGAGCCTCTCGGAACCGTTCTGCGTCGTGTGCCACGGTGACTTTGCCGGCGAAAATATGATGTTCTCCTACAAC GGAGGTTTTCCATCGCGACTCGCTCTGCTGGACTGGCAGCTGGCAAAGTATGGGTCTCCGGCGCTGGACTTTGTGCAGGCCATCTTCCTGTCGACGGACGATTCGTTGCGCCGCAATCACTACGACAACATGCTGCAGACGTACCACCACGCGCTGATCAGTCACCTGGAGCGGCTGGGGGACGAGAGGGCCACCGAGTGGTTCCCGTTGACGGTGCTCATGCGCCTGATCAAGGTGCAAGCACGACAGGCACTGGTTCTCGGGCTGCTCCACATTCCGCTGGCTGTGGCCAGTGAGGAGGCGGCCACGCATGAaacggcggaaccggaaacggacgaGCAGCGGGAGGACTCCTGCTCGGTGCGCATCAGCGATACGGACGATGCCAAGTACCAGACGCGGATCAGCGGACTGCTGAAGGACGTGTTTCGGTTGGGATACTTATga